One genomic segment of Hordeum vulgare subsp. vulgare chromosome 2H, MorexV3_pseudomolecules_assembly, whole genome shotgun sequence includes these proteins:
- the LOC123429864 gene encoding uncharacterized protein LOC123429864: MSKRQHSHLDGDRTGKRPRRAPKKHLYLVLDDWDTGFSIYKVDADTLQDTCTDVQLGFLDPPVLRFPVRRHDMGFTAFGNSIFIATNPRCPQTPTLIYDTETAGITIGPSLPRSLLGGIDISVALGGMLYALRSCHVGEQHSFEAMSWAATGNDELWYPRPDMDWSWKSVPSPPPFAADDIISSYALHPDGHTIFMSAHDRYYQHVPKGTFSFDTKRSEWRWHGEWALPFQGQGYYDSELDAWIGLCNDGYICACEVASRSSESDLQPYWKIVKEKMFLKVPERRLAATSATLAYMGNSNFCLVDCVQREGVESVFDCCVLHMSTFGLKYDRRGELQTTRHCSNSCVVSKHILSFSPLVFWM; this comes from the coding sequence ATGTCTAAACGTCAGCACTCCCACCTCGACGGCGACCGCACCGGAAAAAGGCCGCGGCGTGCGCCGAAGAAGCACCTCTACCTGGTGCTGGATGATTGGGACACGGGCTTCAGCATCTACAAGGTTGATGCCGACACTTTGCAAGATACCTGCACCGACGTGCAGCTTGGGTTCCTTGACCCTCCCGTCCTCCGGTTTCCCGTACGCCGTCATGACATGGGCTTCACAGCCTTTGGTAACAGCATCTTCATCGCCACCAACCCACGCTGTCCACAGACTCCCACCCTCATATATGATACCGAGACAGCGGGAATCACCATCGGGCCAAGCCTACCACGTTCACTGCTCGGTGGCATTGACATCTCTGTGGCTCTCGGTGGTATGCTGTATGCGTTGAGATCTTGCCATGTCGGCGAGCAGCACTCTTTTGAGGCCATGTCATGGGCAGCCACGGGAAATGATGAGCTGTGGTATCCACGGCCAGACATGGATTGGTCCTGGAAAAGTGTGCCATCACCGCCGCCATTTGCCGCAGATGATATAATTTCCTCTTACGCGCTGCACCCAGACGGGCACACCATATTCATGTCTGCACACGACAGATATTATCAACATGTTCCAAAGGGTACATTCTCATTTGACACTAAGCGTTCTGAGTGGAGGTGGCATGGGGAGTGGGCGCTACCTTTCCAAGGGCAAGGCTACTACGACAGCGAGCTAGACGCATGGATTGGGCTGTGTAATGACGGGTACATTTGTGCCTGTGAAGTTGCCTCCCGCAGCAGCGAAAGTGATTTGCAGCCATATTGGAAGATTGTGAAGGAGAAGATGTTCCTCAAAGTCCCGGAGCGGCGACTGGCAGCAACAAGTGCCACTCTCGCCTACATGGGCAACAGCAACTTTTGCCTTGTCGATTGTGTGCAGCGCGAGGGAGTGGAATCCGTCTTCGATTGTTGTGTGCTCCATATGAGCACGTTTGGCCTTAAGTATGATCGCAGGGGAGAGCTGCAAACCACGCGTCACTGCTCTAACTCTTGTGTAGTGTCTAAGCATATCCTGTCCTTTTCTCCTCTAGTGTTCTGGATGTAA